The region GAACAGGGTGGCGTCGCCGACCGCCGGCGCGGCCTGGAAGCACGGGACGTCCTTGCCCTCGTCCAGGTCGCGGGTGCGGTCGGCGTAGTCGCCGCGCGCCGACGTGGTGACCAGGCGCGTCAGCGACGACGGCACCACGGGCAGGTCGGCGACGGTGGCGAACACGACCGGCTCGTCCGCGTCGCCGCCGGCGGTCGCGACCTCGGTCCCGGCGGGCAGCAGCACGGTGTCCGGTTGGGGCGCGGACAGCCAGAACGTCACCTCGGCCCGCGCGGCGGTCGGCGGGAACAGCCGCACGCCCAGCAGGTCCAGGAACGCCAGGTAGTTCTTCTCCGGCACCCGGTTGAGCCGGTAGACCAGCTGGTCCACCATGTGCGCGAAGGTCTCGATGAGCGTCACGCCGGGGTCGGACACGTTGTGGTCCGTCCACTCCGGACAGCTGTCCTGGACGTACCGCTTGGCCTCGTCCACCAGTTGCTGGAAGCGGCGGTCGTCCAGGTCGGGCGAGGGCAGCGCCATCAGCGCCCACCGCCTTCCTCGGACGGGATCGTGTAGAACGGGAACACCAGGTTGCGCCGGTCGTTGGTGGCGCGGACCGTGTAGTGCACGTCGATGTAGAGCGTGCCGACCTCGACGGAGTCGAACGCCACCACGACGTCGGTCGTCTCGATGCGCGGCTCCCACCGGTCCAGCGCGACGCGCACCTCGCGGGCGATGTCGCCGGCCGTCGCGTGGTCCGCCGACGCGAACACGTGCTCGTGGATGCCGCAGCCGAACTCCGGGCGCATCGGGCGCTCGCCGGGCGCGGTGCCCAGGATCAGCCGGATCGCCTGCTGGATCTCCACGTCCCGCTCGACCATCCCGATGCCGCCCGTGGTGCCGACCCGCAGCGGGAAGCCCCACCCCCGGCCGATGAAGTCGACGCTCACAGCGGACCCCCGATCAGCACGGTCTTCGCGCCGAGCACGACGGTGGCCTGGCAGACCGCGCGGTCGCCGACGACGGCCGCCGGGGCACCGCCGATGAACACGCTCGGCGGCGGCGCGGGCCTGGGCAGCAGCACGTTCGACGGTCCCAGCAGCGGGTCGGGAATCTTGGGGCAGGCGTGCACGCTGCCGACCACGGCGGCGGGCACGCCCTCGATGAGCACGGTGAGCACCTTGGCCGCCAACGCGGGCGATACCGGCGGCCCGAGCGTGCCGCCGTGGGAGGTCTTGTCACCGGTCCGGGCTGCGAAAGGCATGTCGGCTCTCCTCTGGTAGTGGGTGGGGGTGCCGGTCCGGGTCAGTTGAGCCGGACGATCCGGCCCTTGACCTGGACCACCCCGTTGCGGGCGTCGATGGTGATGCCGGTGCTGTCGACCACCAGCGAGCTGAGCACCCCTCGCCCGCCCGGCCCGCGCACGGCGAGTTCCAGCCGGCCCCGGCTCTCGTCGACCTTCACCTCCAGCCGGCGGTCGCCGCTGGCCAGCCGGACGCCGGAGGCGCGCGGCCCGTCCATCAGCTCCAGCCGGTTGCCCTTGCGGGACGACAACGACCGGCGGTTGACCTTGCCGCTGCGGCGGTCCACCAGCGCCCCGTCGTGCTGCGAGGGCTTGTCCACCCCGTTGTAGAGGCCGCCGAGCACGTAAGGCCGGTCCAGGCTGCCCTGCTCGAACCCGACCAGCACCTCGTCGTTGACGTCCGGGCTGAGCACCCCGCCGCCGCCGACGCCGCCGAACTGGACGGTGCGCACCCAGTCGGTGACGTACTTGTCGTCCAGCCACGGGAACTTCAGCCGCACCCAGCCCCGCTGGCCGCCCACCTCCTTGATGTCGGTGACGATCGCGGTCGCCAGGCCCGGCATCCGGGTCGGCGCGGTCCCGCCCGCGACCAGGCCGGCCAGCGAGCGGTCGTGCGACGCGCTGACCACGACGGTGGTCCGGTAGCCCTGGGCCGGTTC is a window of Saccharothrix espanaensis DSM 44229 DNA encoding:
- a CDS encoding GPW/gp25 family protein, which gives rise to MSVDFIGRGWGFPLRVGTTGGIGMVERDVEIQQAIRLILGTAPGERPMRPEFGCGIHEHVFASADHATAGDIAREVRVALDRWEPRIETTDVVVAFDSVEVGTLYIDVHYTVRATNDRRNLVFPFYTIPSEEGGGR
- a CDS encoding PAAR domain-containing protein: MPFAARTGDKTSHGGTLGPPVSPALAAKVLTVLIEGVPAAVVGSVHACPKIPDPLLGPSNVLLPRPAPPPSVFIGGAPAAVVGDRAVCQATVVLGAKTVLIGGPL